A genomic region of Psychrilyobacter piezotolerans contains the following coding sequences:
- a CDS encoding aspartate/glutamate racemase family protein, which yields MKIVGVLGGMGPLATMDLCNKIIKYTDAKKDSDHVHTLIDNNTEIPDRTAYILGKGENPEKYLIDSALKLEDMGVSFIVIPCNTAHYFYEKIQKSIKIPVVNMIDEVAKELKDVKKVGLLATKGTYSGHIYEDTFDKYGIKVEVPPMELQEIVMELIYRVKEGKDNIDEVDIDSVIEYFRKLGIDNIILGCTELPVAFEQLGIKGKFLDPTKILAISTIRLMGKRVVGV from the coding sequence ATGAAGATAGTAGGAGTTTTAGGCGGGATGGGACCCCTTGCCACAATGGATTTATGCAATAAAATAATAAAATATACCGATGCAAAAAAAGACAGTGATCATGTGCATACTTTAATAGACAATAATACGGAGATTCCCGATAGAACCGCTTATATTTTGGGCAAAGGAGAAAACCCTGAAAAATATCTTATTGATTCAGCTTTAAAGCTAGAAGATATGGGAGTCAGCTTTATAGTTATACCGTGTAATACTGCTCATTATTTTTACGAGAAAATCCAAAAATCAATAAAGATACCAGTTGTAAATATGATAGATGAAGTAGCAAAAGAATTAAAAGATGTAAAAAAGGTAGGTCTTTTAGCAACTAAGGGAACTTATTCTGGGCACATATATGAAGATACCTTTGATAAATATGGAATAAAAGTAGAGGTACCACCTATGGAGTTGCAAGAAATTGTAATGGAATTGATCTATAGGGTGAAAGAAGGGAAAGATAATATAGATGAAGTAGATATAGATTCTGTCATAGAATATTTTCGTAAATTAGGAATAGATAATATTATTTTAGGATGCACAGAACTACCTGTAGCTTTTGAACAATTGGGAATAAAGGGTAAATTTTTAGATCCGACTAAAATATTGGCTATTAGCACAATAAGATTAATGGGAAAAAGAGTTGTAGGGGTATAA
- a CDS encoding YfcC family protein: MNKKKFQMPTAYTILISIIAIVAVLTWIVPAGQYDLVDPSASKPQPIPGTYQVVESNPQGLWEVINAPINGFYQAKDIALFVLVIGGFLGIVMKTGAIDAGIGQVIKKLKGREKIMIPILMMIFAAGGTSFGMAEETIAFYPLLIPVFIGAGYDAMTAVGVILLGAGTGVLCSTVNPFATGVASGFAGISIGDGLGLRLIMMAVLLTFAIIYVMRYAEKVKKDPSKSIIFDLKKANEDHFLGTKSQETPELTSKRKIILGIFGGTFLVMILGVIPWAYKFNITIFEDMNNFFITLPVIGKLLGGMVPLGDWWFGEMTVLFMVSAVLIGKIFGMEEKEIVSVFVNGARDLLGVALIVGVSRGITIVMNAGGMTNTVLYWGEQALTGVGSTAFAIISYLFYLPMSFLVPSTSGLATLSMPIMAPLGEFSGLAKNIVVTSYQSASGVLNIVTPTSAVVMGALGIARVSYTKWLKFVMPLFVSFILITMLLLAIGTMM, from the coding sequence ATGAATAAGAAAAAATTTCAAATGCCAACAGCCTATACTATTTTAATTAGTATAATAGCTATAGTGGCGGTATTAACATGGATAGTTCCGGCAGGACAGTATGATCTTGTAGACCCGTCAGCATCTAAACCACAGCCAATTCCGGGAACTTATCAGGTAGTGGAGTCTAATCCACAGGGGTTATGGGAAGTAATAAATGCTCCTATCAATGGTTTTTATCAAGCTAAGGATATTGCATTGTTTGTATTGGTAATTGGTGGATTCTTAGGTATAGTAATGAAGACAGGTGCTATCGATGCAGGAATAGGGCAGGTTATAAAAAAATTAAAGGGAAGGGAAAAGATAATGATTCCTATCCTTATGATGATATTTGCAGCAGGGGGAACTTCTTTTGGAATGGCAGAAGAAACCATCGCTTTTTATCCCTTATTGATACCTGTATTTATTGGAGCCGGCTATGATGCTATGACAGCAGTAGGAGTAATCCTTCTTGGAGCCGGGACAGGGGTACTGTGTTCTACGGTAAACCCATTTGCTACAGGAGTAGCCTCTGGATTTGCGGGGATATCCATAGGTGACGGACTTGGATTAAGACTGATTATGATGGCTGTTTTACTTACCTTTGCCATTATCTACGTGATGAGATATGCTGAAAAAGTTAAAAAAGATCCAAGTAAATCTATAATATTTGATCTTAAAAAAGCCAATGAAGATCATTTTTTAGGAACTAAATCTCAAGAAACACCTGAATTAACTTCCAAAAGAAAGATAATTCTTGGAATTTTTGGCGGGACATTCCTTGTTATGATATTAGGAGTAATACCTTGGGCATATAAATTTAACATAACAATCTTTGAAGATATGAATAATTTCTTCATCACACTACCTGTAATAGGTAAACTCTTAGGTGGAATGGTTCCTTTAGGTGACTGGTGGTTTGGAGAGATGACTGTTTTATTCATGGTTTCGGCAGTCTTAATAGGGAAAATTTTTGGGATGGAAGAAAAAGAAATAGTATCTGTATTTGTAAATGGTGCGAGAGATCTTTTAGGAGTAGCCTTAATAGTAGGTGTTTCTAGAGGAATTACTATAGTAATGAATGCTGGTGGAATGACCAATACGGTATTATACTGGGGAGAACAGGCTTTGACAGGTGTGGGATCGACAGCATTTGCAATTATCTCATACTTATTCTACCTGCCTATGTCTTTCCTGGTTCCTTCGACCTCTGGACTAGCCACTTTATCTATGCCTATCATGGCTCCCCTTGGAGAGTTTTCAGGATTAGCAAAGAATATAGTAGTAACTTCGTATCAATCTGCTTCAGGGGTATTAAATATAGTTACTCCTACATCGGCAGTGGTAATGGGAGCACTGGGAATAGCGAGAGTATCTTATACTAAATGGCTTAAATTTGTAATGCCATTATTCGTTTCATTTATATTGATTACTATGTTATTATTAGCAATAGGAACAATGATGTAA
- the iadA gene encoding beta-aspartyl-peptidase yields MIKLLKNAEIYTPEYIGKKDILIADKKIAKIADSIKIDESIATIIDLKGKKVVPGFIDAHVHICGGGGEGSFKTRTPEIQLTDMTTAGVTTVIGVLGTDGTTRTITNLIAKAKGLKEEGVSAFVLTGSYEIPVRTLTGKISDDIILIEEVIGCGELSVADHRSSHPTVDELLRVASETRLGGILSGKAGIIGVHMGDSKNVTNLLLDTLNKGDIPMKQFVPTHMNRNPYLFEAGIEYGKKGGYLDFTTSTTPEYLADGEIKCGKATKLAIEAGVDISQITYTSDGQGSLPEFDSEGNLIRLKIGKCKTLFEAVKEGMEEEGLKLEEIIKVITSNPATIFKLTGKGFIQEGFDADLVVLDENLDIDTVLALGNIMVEKKVPVVYGTFEN; encoded by the coding sequence ATGATTAAATTATTAAAAAATGCAGAGATCTACACACCGGAGTATATAGGAAAAAAAGATATTTTAATAGCAGATAAAAAGATAGCTAAGATAGCTGACTCTATAAAGATAGATGAAAGTATAGCTACAATCATAGATTTAAAAGGAAAAAAAGTAGTCCCTGGATTTATCGATGCCCATGTTCATATCTGCGGAGGAGGAGGAGAGGGTAGTTTTAAAACGAGAACTCCTGAAATTCAATTGACAGATATGACCACTGCTGGTGTTACTACGGTAATAGGTGTCTTAGGAACCGATGGTACCACTAGAACTATAACAAATTTAATAGCTAAAGCAAAGGGCTTAAAAGAAGAAGGGGTATCTGCATTTGTATTGACAGGATCTTATGAGATACCTGTCAGAACCCTTACAGGAAAGATTTCAGATGATATCATCCTAATAGAGGAAGTAATCGGATGTGGAGAGTTATCAGTTGCAGACCATAGATCATCCCACCCTACAGTGGATGAACTCTTGAGAGTAGCATCTGAAACGAGGTTAGGAGGAATTCTATCCGGGAAAGCTGGAATCATCGGAGTTCATATGGGTGATAGTAAGAACGTTACAAACTTACTTTTAGATACTCTAAATAAGGGAGATATTCCTATGAAACAATTTGTACCTACTCATATGAATAGAAATCCGTATCTATTTGAAGCTGGAATAGAGTATGGAAAAAAAGGTGGATATTTAGACTTCACCACTTCGACTACACCTGAATATTTAGCCGATGGAGAGATTAAATGTGGAAAAGCTACAAAATTGGCCATAGAAGCTGGAGTAGATATTTCTCAAATTACTTATACCTCAGATGGACAGGGAAGCTTGCCTGAATTTGATTCAGAAGGAAATTTAATCAGACTTAAAATAGGTAAATGTAAAACACTTTTCGAAGCTGTAAAGGAAGGAATGGAAGAGGAAGGATTAAAATTAGAAGAGATCATAAAAGTTATCACTTCAAATCCAGCTACAATATTTAAATTAACTGGAAAAGGATTTATTCAAGAAGGTTTTGATGCTGACTTGGTAGTTTTGGATGAAAATTTAGATATAGATACAGTATTGGCTTTGGGAAATATAATGGTTGAAAAAAAGGTGCCTGTAGTTTATGGAACTTTTGAAAACTAA
- a CDS encoding NADH-quinone oxidoreductase subunit NuoE family protein, translated as MRCNNRLKDEYFTKLDEFIDSLEDQRGELITVLHRAQDLFGYLPLEVQTHVGEKMNIPLSEIYGVITFYSFFTTTPKGEHPISICMGTACYVNGSENILNEFKRELGLKIGETSNDGKFSIDILRCVGACGMAPIVTVGKKVYGRVKADEVANILKEYN; from the coding sequence GTGAGATGTAATAACAGATTAAAAGATGAATATTTTACAAAATTAGATGAGTTTATTGATTCTTTAGAAGATCAAAGAGGAGAACTAATCACAGTTTTGCATAGAGCACAAGATCTTTTTGGATATCTCCCCTTGGAAGTGCAGACCCATGTGGGGGAAAAAATGAATATCCCCCTTTCAGAGATTTATGGTGTAATAACTTTTTACTCATTCTTTACTACGACACCGAAAGGGGAACATCCTATTTCAATTTGTATGGGAACTGCATGTTATGTTAATGGTTCTGAAAATATTTTAAATGAATTTAAGAGGGAGTTAGGATTAAAAATCGGAGAAACGTCAAATGATGGGAAATTTTCCATCGATATCCTCAGATGTGTAGGGGCATGTGGAATGGCTCCCATAGTGACTGTAGGAAAAAAAGTCTATGGAAGGGTTAAGGCTGATGAAGTGGCCAATATACTAAAAGAATATAATTAG
- a CDS encoding NADH-ubiquinone oxidoreductase-F iron-sulfur binding region domain-containing protein encodes MINGINDLNKIREEKYLADKENKTIIKVSMSTCAITAGADTIFEYFKEEIEREGNDSIKLISTGCMGLCHSEPTIEVTLPGGEPNIFGNLNIAKAEKILKDIKYNKTRETDVFISKKQKKIVLKNCGFIDPENIVESIGNNGYFALNKVLTKMKPQEVIDEIKLSGLRGRGGGGYPTGLKWQFAADNKADQKYVVCNADEGDPGAFMDRSVLEGDPHTIIEAMAICGYAIGADQGIIYIRAEYPLAIKRLEKAIMDANTHGLLGEKIFGTDFNFKIRLKYGAGAFVCGEETALVHSMEGKRGEPTLKPPFPAEAGYWEKPTNVNNVETYGNIPSIIKKGALWFKNIGTEKSSGTKVFALAGKVKNVGLIEVPMGTTLEEVIFDIGGGIVGNKEFKAVQTGGPSGGCLTEKDLETPIDFDNLIAKGSMMGSGGMIVMDEDDCMVAVAKFYLGFTVEESCGKCTPCRIGTKRLYEILERITDGKGSLNDLNLLKDLSNTIKRASLCGLGKTAPNPVLSTLKNFHEEYTAHVKEKKCPATVCINLIQFTITDKCIGCTACAKACPTEAIMGRAKEKHFVFQDRCIKCGACYNACKFNAIEKR; translated from the coding sequence GTGATTAATGGAATTAATGATTTGAATAAGATAAGAGAAGAAAAATATTTAGCTGATAAAGAAAATAAAACTATTATAAAAGTATCTATGTCTACCTGTGCTATAACTGCTGGAGCTGACACTATTTTTGAGTACTTCAAAGAGGAGATAGAGAGGGAAGGGAATGATTCTATAAAACTTATCTCTACAGGGTGTATGGGGCTCTGCCATTCCGAACCGACAATAGAAGTTACCCTTCCAGGAGGAGAACCCAATATTTTTGGAAATCTCAATATTGCAAAAGCTGAAAAAATATTAAAGGATATCAAATATAATAAAACCCGTGAAACCGACGTATTTATAAGTAAGAAGCAGAAAAAAATAGTTTTAAAAAATTGCGGATTTATAGACCCTGAAAATATAGTTGAGTCCATAGGAAATAACGGGTATTTTGCTTTAAATAAAGTTCTAACAAAGATGAAACCACAGGAGGTAATAGATGAAATAAAACTTTCCGGCCTCCGGGGAAGAGGGGGAGGAGGTTATCCTACAGGTTTAAAATGGCAATTTGCAGCTGATAATAAAGCAGATCAAAAATATGTAGTATGTAATGCTGATGAAGGGGATCCGGGAGCATTTATGGATAGATCCGTATTAGAAGGAGATCCCCATACTATTATAGAAGCTATGGCAATTTGCGGATACGCCATAGGAGCCGATCAGGGAATTATTTATATTAGAGCGGAATATCCTCTGGCTATTAAAAGACTTGAAAAAGCAATTATGGATGCAAATACCCACGGACTTTTGGGGGAAAAAATATTTGGAACTGATTTCAACTTTAAAATTCGTTTAAAATATGGAGCAGGGGCATTTGTTTGCGGGGAAGAAACCGCTCTAGTCCATTCCATGGAAGGAAAAAGAGGAGAACCCACCTTAAAACCACCTTTTCCCGCTGAAGCCGGGTACTGGGAAAAACCTACAAATGTAAATAATGTAGAAACTTATGGAAATATCCCCTCTATAATTAAAAAGGGGGCCCTTTGGTTTAAAAATATTGGTACGGAAAAATCATCCGGGACTAAAGTTTTTGCATTGGCTGGAAAGGTAAAAAATGTCGGACTTATAGAAGTTCCTATGGGAACCACCTTGGAAGAGGTTATTTTTGATATTGGCGGCGGGATTGTAGGAAACAAAGAATTTAAAGCTGTTCAAACTGGCGGGCCTTCTGGAGGCTGTCTTACAGAAAAGGACCTGGAGACCCCTATAGATTTTGATAACTTAATAGCCAAAGGTTCTATGATGGGATCCGGTGGAATGATAGTAATGGATGAAGATGACTGTATGGTTGCAGTAGCTAAATTTTACCTAGGTTTTACTGTGGAAGAATCTTGTGGTAAATGTACACCCTGCAGAATAGGTACTAAAAGGTTATATGAAATTTTAGAAAGAATTACAGATGGAAAAGGCAGTTTAAATGATCTTAATTTATTAAAGGATCTGTCCAATACAATAAAAAGAGCATCTTTATGCGGGCTTGGAAAAACTGCTCCAAATCCTGTCCTATCTACCCTTAAAAATTTTCATGAGGAATATACAGCCCATGTAAAGGAGAAAAAATGTCCGGCTACTGTATGTATAAACCTCATCCAGTTTACCATTACAGATAAATGTATCGGCTGTACTGCCTGTGCAAAGGCATGTCCCACAGAAGCTATTATGGGAAGGGCAAAAGAGAAACATTTTGTTTTTCAAGACAGGTGTATTAAATGCGGCGCATGTTACAATGCTTGTAAATTCAATGCAATTGAGAAGAGATAG
- a CDS encoding NADH-dependent [FeFe] hydrogenase, group A6: METVKIKINGIEIETPEQVTILDAAKSAGIHIPSLCHLKIGEMDYINDCASCRICVVEVNGQENLYPSCETKVSEGMEIVTNSPELIEIRKSILELLLSNHPKNCLTCSKSGECELQKLADEFRIKNIRFEGEESTYRIDNSAAIIRDIDKCIMCRRCETMCNKVQTCYVLSAVNRGFEAAISPTHELDIEDTNCTFCGQCVAVCPVGALHERDYTWEAVEALADPSKTTVAQIAPAVRVALGEEFGFEPGTDVSGKMVNVLKKMGFDHVFDTNFAADLTIMEEAAELKTRIEKYLAGDKDVKLPLLTSCCPAWVKFIEHNYPEMLDIPSTAKSPQQMFSSVIKEIWAEDMGLRREDVFVISIMPCLAKKYEASRDEFSKDGNRDTDLSISTRELANLIKQSGFNFEVLKDVPFDNPFGVSSGAADIFGRTGGVIEAATRTAYEWITGTSLENVDFSQLRGLEGVRIAEVPELTIDGSPLRIGIAHGLGSARELLDKIRNGEEVLHAIEIMACKGGCIGGGGQPYHHGDFEIIRKRFEGIQAVDNNKKIRKSHENPYIKELYEKHLGEPMSHKAHELLHTKYFPRKKN; encoded by the coding sequence ATGGAAACTGTAAAGATAAAAATTAATGGTATAGAAATAGAAACACCCGAACAGGTTACAATTTTAGACGCTGCCAAGAGTGCAGGAATACATATCCCGTCTCTCTGTCACTTAAAAATAGGTGAAATGGATTATATCAATGACTGTGCTTCATGCAGGATTTGCGTTGTGGAGGTAAATGGGCAGGAAAATCTCTACCCATCATGTGAAACTAAGGTATCTGAAGGTATGGAAATAGTTACTAATTCTCCGGAACTCATTGAAATAAGAAAATCAATTTTAGAGTTACTTTTATCTAATCATCCAAAAAACTGTCTGACATGTTCAAAATCGGGAGAATGTGAATTACAAAAATTAGCGGATGAATTCAGAATAAAAAATATCAGATTTGAAGGGGAAGAATCAACTTATAGAATAGATAATTCAGCTGCAATAATAAGGGATATCGATAAGTGTATTATGTGTAGAAGGTGTGAAACTATGTGTAATAAGGTCCAGACCTGTTATGTGCTGTCTGCTGTTAACAGGGGATTTGAAGCAGCTATTTCCCCTACCCATGAACTGGATATAGAGGACACTAACTGTACTTTTTGCGGTCAATGTGTAGCTGTATGCCCTGTTGGAGCTCTCCATGAGAGAGATTATACCTGGGAGGCAGTGGAGGCCTTGGCTGATCCCAGTAAAACAACGGTAGCACAGATCGCCCCGGCTGTGAGGGTAGCTCTCGGTGAAGAATTTGGGTTTGAACCAGGAACAGATGTAAGCGGGAAAATGGTCAATGTCTTGAAAAAGATGGGATTTGATCATGTATTTGACACTAATTTTGCTGCAGATTTGACTATTATGGAGGAGGCAGCAGAATTAAAAACCAGAATAGAAAAATACCTGGCTGGGGATAAAGATGTAAAACTTCCCCTGCTCACATCATGCTGCCCGGCATGGGTGAAATTTATAGAACATAATTATCCTGAAATGCTGGATATCCCATCTACTGCTAAATCTCCCCAGCAAATGTTCAGTAGTGTGATAAAAGAAATATGGGCTGAGGATATGGGGCTGAGAAGAGAAGATGTATTTGTTATCTCTATAATGCCGTGTCTGGCTAAAAAATACGAGGCCTCCAGGGATGAATTTTCAAAAGATGGAAATAGGGATACCGACCTGTCTATTTCAACCAGGGAATTAGCTAATTTAATAAAGCAGAGCGGGTTTAATTTTGAAGTATTGAAGGATGTGCCTTTTGATAATCCCTTTGGAGTTTCAAGTGGAGCTGCCGATATATTTGGCAGGACAGGGGGAGTAATAGAAGCGGCTACGAGAACTGCCTATGAATGGATTACAGGAACCAGTTTAGAAAATGTTGACTTCTCCCAATTGAGGGGATTAGAGGGGGTAAGGATAGCTGAAGTTCCTGAACTGACAATAGATGGATCCCCCCTGAGAATTGGCATAGCCCATGGATTAGGATCAGCCAGGGAATTATTAGATAAAATTAGGAATGGAGAAGAGGTTCTGCACGCTATAGAAATTATGGCATGCAAAGGTGGATGTATAGGAGGAGGAGGTCAGCCTTACCACCATGGTGATTTTGAAATTATTAGAAAAAGATTTGAGGGGATACAGGCTGTAGATAATAATAAAAAAATAAGGAAATCCCATGAAAATCCTTATATTAAAGAACTCTATGAAAAACATCTGGGAGAACCTATGAGTCATAAAGCACACGAACTTTTGCATACGAAATACTTTCCTAGAAAGAAAAACTAA
- a CDS encoding M20/M25/M40 family metallo-hydrolase: MRVAIIYNKDFSNVINVFGMQNKEIYNPSVVKRVADALEKGGHNVEIIDGDMHVIDNIRDFFPKVQDGEKFGIVFNMAYGIQGESRYTHIPAMLEMLGIPYVGSSPSGHAIALDKIITKIILQKNNIPTPDFWVFSSVDEDMSDVEFPVIVKPKMESVSFGLRVVYNLEELRDAVGFIIDEFKQQALVEKFIRGREFAVGVIGNSPVEVLPVLEIDLNGDPDAIQTVDDKKFKPKDKICPADIDEELAKKMQDLSLKVFKTLGLRDFSRVDIRLDEENNIHILEVNSMASLGATGSYVTAAKAAGYDFDSLVNKMLDVASFRYFSKENIGIDHKIDGKKIALPIRAKSFLRSRLDQTENLLEGVIDINTYYKNIEGVNRFGNIIKKSFNNLGFSYESFPQTEVGNILFFSNSDDGEYDYLLIGNLDNNVKLKKQKYFMKTEHKIFGTGVWEHKGGIVMMLQSLQSLKYLRMLKKMKIGVLLTTDETVQGRFSRNIIKEKSKKAKYIFGLHGGFPDGGMVTSRSGSASYTCNMNLRENKNSEDVSKAVAVFSKLVSDWTNLSNEEKGIIISPREFKIESNITEPFAHADLELSVRFNDNEMFKVYDEKIRKIVPANKYKKFIDFHLEGGQKRPALTATEKSDEIMSIIKNIADNFDIRINGEHRWSSADISNVESGKYVIDGFGPSGKKEYIGNEYILKHNLLEKSLLLATTLMELEKI; this comes from the coding sequence ATGAGAGTAGCAATAATTTATAACAAAGATTTCAGTAATGTAATAAATGTCTTTGGTATGCAGAATAAAGAGATATATAATCCTTCAGTTGTAAAGCGTGTAGCAGATGCCCTTGAAAAAGGCGGTCATAATGTAGAGATTATAGATGGGGATATGCATGTTATAGATAATATAAGAGATTTTTTCCCTAAGGTACAGGACGGGGAAAAATTTGGAATTGTCTTTAATATGGCTTATGGAATACAGGGAGAAAGCAGATACACGCATATCCCGGCAATGCTGGAGATGCTTGGAATTCCCTATGTGGGTTCATCTCCATCGGGACATGCAATTGCACTGGATAAAATAATTACAAAGATAATATTGCAAAAAAATAACATTCCTACACCGGATTTCTGGGTGTTTTCATCTGTTGATGAAGATATGAGCGATGTAGAGTTTCCGGTAATTGTAAAGCCTAAAATGGAGAGTGTTTCATTTGGTTTGAGAGTTGTATATAATTTGGAAGAATTAAGAGATGCAGTCGGATTTATAATAGATGAGTTTAAACAGCAGGCTCTTGTTGAAAAGTTTATCAGAGGAAGGGAATTTGCAGTAGGAGTTATCGGTAATTCACCGGTAGAAGTGCTGCCTGTTCTTGAGATTGATTTGAATGGTGATCCAGATGCAATCCAAACGGTAGATGATAAAAAATTTAAACCAAAAGATAAAATATGTCCTGCTGATATAGACGAAGAGTTAGCAAAAAAAATGCAGGATCTGAGTCTTAAAGTTTTTAAAACTTTAGGATTGAGAGATTTTTCCAGAGTTGATATCAGACTGGATGAAGAAAATAATATTCATATACTAGAAGTAAATTCAATGGCCAGTTTAGGAGCAACCGGTTCATATGTTACTGCGGCCAAAGCGGCAGGCTATGATTTTGATTCCTTGGTAAATAAAATGCTTGATGTAGCCTCTTTCCGATATTTTTCAAAGGAAAATATCGGAATAGACCATAAGATAGACGGTAAAAAGATAGCCCTGCCAATCAGAGCAAAGAGTTTTTTAAGAAGCAGATTAGACCAAACAGAAAATCTTTTAGAGGGTGTAATAGACATAAATACCTATTATAAAAATATAGAGGGTGTAAATAGATTTGGAAATATCATAAAAAAAAGCTTTAATAATTTAGGCTTTAGTTATGAGAGTTTTCCACAGACAGAAGTTGGAAATATCTTGTTTTTTTCAAACAGTGATGATGGAGAATATGATTATCTTTTAATTGGAAATCTAGACAACAATGTAAAATTAAAAAAACAAAAATACTTTATGAAAACTGAACACAAGATTTTTGGAACCGGTGTATGGGAGCATAAGGGCGGAATAGTAATGATGCTTCAATCCCTCCAAAGTCTTAAATATCTCAGAATGTTAAAGAAAATGAAGATAGGAGTTTTGCTTACAACTGATGAAACGGTACAAGGCAGATTTTCAAGGAATATAATTAAAGAAAAATCTAAAAAAGCAAAATATATATTCGGACTTCATGGTGGGTTCCCTGATGGTGGGATGGTAACGAGCAGATCAGGATCAGCATCATATACCTGCAATATGAATTTAAGAGAAAATAAAAACTCAGAAGATGTTTCAAAAGCTGTAGCTGTATTTTCAAAACTAGTTTCAGACTGGACGAATTTATCCAATGAAGAGAAAGGGATCATAATATCCCCAAGAGAATTTAAAATAGAATCTAATATAACGGAACCTTTTGCTCATGCCGATCTTGAATTGAGTGTAAGATTTAATGACAACGAAATGTTTAAAGTTTATGATGAGAAAATCAGAAAGATAGTTCCTGCAAACAAATATAAGAAATTCATTGATTTTCATTTGGAAGGCGGACAAAAAAGACCTGCATTAACTGCAACAGAGAAATCAGATGAAATAATGTCAATAATAAAAAATATTGCAGATAATTTTGATATAAGGATAAATGGCGAGCACCGTTGGAGTTCTGCCGATATATCAAATGTTGAAAGTGGGAAATATGTGATTGATGGATTTGGCCCAAGCGGGAAAAAAGAATATATAGGAAATGAATATATATTAAAGCATAATCTCCTTGAAAAATCACTCTTATTGGCGACAACTTTAATGGAGTTAGAAAAAATTTAA
- a CDS encoding glutamine amidotransferase-related protein, whose amino-acid sequence MLLIIDNQSSFIKKFKRYFLSEQDFDYIFFDHNQPLNLSAKAKVKGIILSGGRGNPYEPLNLTSNFIALMNFDVPVLGLCLGHEILTVANMGRIKKLSEPQRKKEKITITDPNDPIFKGLNKTEVYFTRRHNYYVAELPENFIRIGESKICQNEIIKHREKPIYGFQSHPEASGEDGILIIKNFLKICGFEI is encoded by the coding sequence ATGCTTTTAATTATCGATAATCAGAGTAGTTTTATAAAAAAATTTAAGAGATATTTTTTATCGGAACAAGATTTTGATTATATTTTTTTTGATCATAATCAGCCTCTTAATTTATCTGCAAAAGCGAAGGTAAAAGGGATAATATTATCGGGGGGGAGGGGGAATCCATATGAACCTTTAAATCTCACATCGAATTTTATAGCCTTGATGAATTTTGATGTCCCTGTCCTTGGACTTTGTCTCGGTCATGAGATACTAACAGTAGCCAATATGGGAAGGATAAAAAAATTATCTGAACCTCAGAGAAAAAAGGAAAAAATTACTATTACAGATCCAAATGATCCAATATTTAAAGGTTTGAATAAAACAGAGGTATATTTTACCAGAAGACATAATTATTATGTTGCTGAATTACCGGAAAATTTTATTAGAATAGGTGAATCAAAAATCTGTCAAAATGAAATAATAAAACATAGAGAAAAACCAATTTATGGTTTCCAATCACATCCTGAAGCATCGGGAGAAGATGGAATTTTAATTATAAAAAATTTTTTAAAAATTTGCGGGTTTGAAATATAA
- a CDS encoding ankyrin repeat domain-containing protein, with protein sequence MDILKYLNEEKLDYFLKIFDFETLDIGDEEGNTLLHKLVKIGNIYGVEVLADLGANVNARNKKGETPAHIAVEIDDSEIFQILMDYGADLSIRNNSQRTLEQLAKMKNMMGILKIIQDYSEDYGYVEKMKCHKKLED encoded by the coding sequence ATGGATATTTTAAAATATTTAAATGAAGAAAAATTAGATTATTTTTTGAAAATTTTTGACTTTGAAACTTTAGATATTGGAGATGAAGAAGGAAATACACTTCTTCATAAACTTGTAAAGATAGGAAATATTTATGGGGTTGAGGTCTTAGCTGATCTTGGAGCAAATGTAAATGCTAGAAATAAAAAAGGCGAAACTCCTGCTCACATTGCAGTAGAGATAGATGATAGTGAAATATTCCAGATTCTCATGGATTATGGAGCAGACCTGAGTATCAGAAATAATTCCCAAAGGACTCTCGAACAGCTTGCTAAGATGAAGAATATGATGGGGATATTAAAAATTATTCAGGATTATAGTGAAGATTATGGATATGTTGAAAAGATGAAGTGTCACAAAAAATTAGAAGATTAA